Proteins from one Anopheles nili chromosome 2, idAnoNiliSN_F5_01, whole genome shotgun sequence genomic window:
- the LOC128725919 gene encoding RNA-binding protein 45-like: MSDSGRVKEISEDPPMSRLFIICGKHITREQLIKHFESDGSIEECVVITDRKTGQGKGVAYVKFTKTSAAAHGLRKNGTVVEGDSRPIKVMISASYNRDKSNDATTDINESNFLRLFAIVPSSRTEEQLKEEFSSHGTVTQVRLVPDKKNDKQCAAYVKFTSFLETALAIENCNPLYRAKFCLPRNKQQQEKEQKIQPTEHTGRKRTHTPDRLSSLRCEMKLVVICSNQLNQDRLWRLFDICPGMQYCNIITANEMNTTATVVYASRNEAQRAIDKIHGLEYPIGERIIVRFEEDFKEEIITKDALSQFGPPKPLASEQVQCVQKAFFICMPEAISVKLLTDAFCRFGDLIKVYLMPGKRHGYAEFASYVAANRAIQQLHGMQLGDCRLKVLECAEYTGENKRVKVEHFTRGTFFPELNASGM, from the exons ATGTCCGATTCTGGTCGTGTGAAGGAAATATCAGAGGATCCGCCAATGTCGCGGCTGTTCATTATATGTGGCAAACACATCACACGCGAACAGTTGATAAAGCACTTTGAATCGGACGGTTCAATTGAAGAGTGCGTTGTGATAACGGATCGAAAAACTGGCCAAGGAAAAGGAGTCGCTTACGTAAAGTTCACAAAAACTTCAGCGGCCGCTCATGGGTTGCGCAAGAACGGCACAGTTGTGGAGGGTGACTCACGGCCCATAAAAGTGATGATATCAGCAAG TTACAACAGAGACAAAAGTAACGATGCAACGACTGATATCAACGAGTCTAATTTCCTACGACTATTTGCAATCGTGCCTAGCAGCCGTACCGAAGAACAGCTGAAAGAAGAGTTTAGCAGCCACGGAACAGTGACACAGGTTCGCCTGGTACCGGACAAAAAGAACGACAAACAGTGTGCGGCATACGTGAAGTTCACCTCGTTCCTGGAGACAGCATTAGCCATCGAAAATTGTAACCCGTTATATAGGGCTAAATTTTGTCTACCACGTAACAAGCAGCAACaggaaaaggagcaaaagatACAGCCCACGGAGCATACTGGGCGGAAGCGAACCCATACGCCCGATCGCTTGTCTTCTTTACGATGCGAAATGAAACTTGTCGTGATCTGCAGCAACCAGCTGAATCAGGATCGGTTATGGCGGTTATTCGATATCTGTCCCGGTATGCAGTATTGTAACATTATTACAGCAA aTGAAATGAACACAACCGCCACCGTGGTGTACGCCAGTCGGAACGAGGCTCAACGTGCCATCGATAAAATTCACGGCCTAGAATACCCCATCGGTGAACGGATTATCGTACGGTTCGAGGAGGACTTCAAAGAAGAAATTATCACAAAAGATGCCTTATCACAGTTCGGACCTCCAAAGCCACTCGCATCCGAACAGGTGCAGTGCGTTCAGAAGGCATTCTTCATCTGCATGCCCGAGGCGATCTCCGTGAAGCTGCTAACAGATGCATTTTGTCGATTCGGCGATCTTATCAAGGTGTACCTCATGCCAGGAAAAAGGCACGGTTACGCCGAGTTCGCCAGTTACGTAGCGGCAAACCGTGCCATCCAGCAGCTACACGGTATGCAGCTAGGCGATTGTCGACTCAAAGTGTTGGAATGTGCCGAATACACTGGAGAAAATAAACGGGTCAAAGTAGAACATTTTACCAGAGGAACATTCTTTCCAGAATTGAATGCATCAG GTatgtaa
- the LOC128721297 gene encoding RNA-binding protein 45-like: MTQEQPTVPDLNSPPFSRLFVLCGKQIAAGGLEQFFAPYGTVEQCHIVQDQATGQSKGIGFVKFQKTSQAARALKEADGKHIEPEPKPIKVEIASSTVESKPLDCLRLKVKCPAELDSDAVKAEFSKISAVNSVQLVPDKKSPGNNVAYLTFESFLDAALAYETAKPEHKAKFAKIKPRKVSLESQPQDTKSFFRPFIRRRSSALLPLTKLTVLCSSTLTQNQIWRLFDIIPGLMNCSVSHDGGSLSTATVTYNNTQSAKYAREKLHKFEYPIGEKIIVKDGNE; encoded by the exons ATGACTCAGGAACAACCGACCGTGCCGGACCTGAACTCGCCACCTTTCTCGCGGTTGTTCGTCCTGTGCGGCAAGCAGATAGCGGCCGGTGGGCTCGAGCAGTTCTTCGCCCCGTACGGCACGGTCGAGCAGTGCCACATCGTGCAGGACCAAGCCACCGGCCAGTCGAAGGGCATCGGGTTCGTGAAGTTCCAGAAAACCTCCCAGGCGGCCCGTGCCCTTAAGGAGGCGGACGGGAAGCATATCGAgccggaaccgaaaccgatcaaGGTGGAGATCGCTTCGAG CACCGTGGAGTCGAAGCCACTGGACTGCTTGCGGCTGAAGGTGAAATGCCCGGCGGAACTCGACAGCGACGCGGTGAAGGCGGAGTTCAGCAAGATCTCGGCCGTCAACAGTGTGCAGTTGGTGCCGGATAAGAAATCACCCGGCAACAACGTGGCCTATCTGACGTTTGAGTCGTTCCTGGATGCGGCCCTCGCGTACGAGACGGCTAAACCCGAGCATAAGGCCAAGTTTGCCAAGATTAAACCTCGCAAGGTTAGTCTTGAGTCGCAACCGCAGGATACGAAGAGCTTTTTCCGGCCCTTTATCAGGCGCCGGTCGTCGGCTCTGCTTCCGTTAACCAAGCTTACCGTGCTGTGTAGTTCGACGCTGACTCAGAACCAGATCTGGCGGCTGTTTGACATCATACCGGGGCTGATGAACTGTTCGGTGTCGCATGATGGCGGGTCGTTGTCCACTGCCACCGTGACGTACAACAACACACAGTCGGCGAAGTACGCCCGGGAGAAGCTGCACAAGTTCGAGTATCCGATTGGGGAGAAAATCATCGTCAAAGACGGCAATGAGTAG